Genomic window (Desulforapulum autotrophicum HRM2):
GCCACCATGAGTGCTGTAAGGCTTGCCAGGGGGTACACGGGCCGGGATATCATCATTAAGTTTGACGGAGGTTACCATGGCCATGCCGACACGCTGCTTGTTGCGGCAGGTTCTGGTGTTGCAACCCTCAATATACCCGGAAGTCCTGGAATTCCAGAGTCTGTGAGTGCCCATACCCTCAGCATTACCTATAACGATGGTGAAGCGGTCAAGCGTGTCATGGCGGAAAAGGGAGATCGGGTTGCCGCAATTATTGTGGAACCGGTTGCCGGAAATATGGGAATGGTACCACCGGTCAAGGGGTTCCATGAAACCCTTCGAACGCTTTGTACAAAGCATGGTGCGTTGCTGATTTTTGATGAGGTGATGACAGGGTTCAGGGTGGCCAAAGGGTCTGGCCAGGGATTGTTTGGAATCACACCGGACCTGACCTGTTTTGGAAAGATCATCGGTGGCGGTCTTCCGGTAGGCGCCTATGGCGGTCGCCGGGAAATCATGGACCAAATTGCTCCTGCGGGACCTGTTTACCAGGCAGGCACGCTTTCCGGCAACCCATTGGCCATGGCCGCAGGAATTGCAACCCTGGAAGCGCTTAAGAAAACAGGCTTCTACGAGTCCCTGGATGCCAAAACAGAGCGGCTTGTGACAGGTTTGCGGACGGCTGCTGAAAAGGCTGGGATTGATTTCACCGCAAGCCATGTCGGGTCCATGGCAGGCATGTTTTTCACCCGGGCAACGGTCACCAATTTTGATGAGGCCAAAACAAGTGACCTTGTGAATTTCTCAAAATTTTACACGGGGATGCGTGATAGGGGGATCTATCTTGCTCCGTCCCAGTTTGAGGCGCTGTTTGTCTCTGCTGCCCACACCAACGATGAAATCGATGCAACAATAGCTGCTGCTGCCGATGTCATGGCAGGTCTTGTCTGATATGGGGCTTGAAAATAATTTTATCCCGGCAACGGTAAGAAAGATTCACATGATCGCCGCCTGTGGTACGGGCATGGGGGCACTTGCCTGCATGCTCAAAGATCTGGGATATGAGGTGACAGGTTCGGACCATAATGTTTATCCGCCCATGAGTGATTTCCTTGAGGCAAAGGGGGTGACCCTTTTAAAGGGGTTTGATGGGGCCAACCTTGACCCGGAAACCGATCTTGTGATTGTGGGAAATGCGGTTTTCAGATCCAATCCAGAGGCTGTTGCTGCAATGGAGAGGGGAATTGCGTTTTGCTCCATGCCCCAGGCATTGAATTATTTTGTTGCCAAAGATAAAAAGATCATCCTTGTGACCGGCACCCACGGCAAAACCACCACCTCGTCCCTCATGGCCCATGTCCTGAATCAGGCAGGGCTTGACCCTTCGTTCATGATCGGTGGAATCGTGACTGATTTCAACAGTAATTACCGAATTGGTGGGGGTGATTATATCGTTATCGAGGGGGATGAATATGATACAGCCTTTTTTGATAAGGGACCGAAATTCATGCATTATGCCCCCTGTTTTACCATTATGACCGGGGTTGAGTTTGACCATGCAGATATCTTCAGGGACCTGGACCATGTCAGGCAGATCTTCGCCGCCTTTGTCAAGGGGCTTTTACCTGAAAGCATGACCATTGCCTGGGGGGACGACATGAACCTCAAGGAGATTCTTGCCCATGCAAATAACCGGATCCAGCGCTATGGCCATGGCCCAGGCGAGTGGCAGTGTATTGACCTTAAGGTTGAGCAAGGAACGAGCGTTTTCAGAATCAAGGACCCAGAGGGAAAGATTCTTCGGTTTGCCATCCCCCTCATGGGAGATCACAATGTGATGAATGCCCTTGCCGTGATTGCTGTTGCACGACAGATCAACATTCCTGTTGATGTGCTGGCCCGGGCCCTTGTCAGCTTTTCAGGTGTTAAAAGACGCCAGGAGGTGAGGGGGGTTAAACGTGGTATCACCGTTATGGATGATTTTGCCCATCACCCGACGGCTGTCAGGGAAACCCTGCGGGCCGTCCGTCCGTTTTACACCCAGGGCCGGATTATTGCCGTGTTCGAACCCAGAACCAATTCAAGCATGCGTAAGGTTTTTCAAACCATTTATCCACAGGCCTTTGACGACGCTGACCTGGTCTGTATTTGCCGACCTTCTGCCATGGGAAAAATCCCCGTTGAAGAAAGGCTTTCTCCTGAAAAACTGGTTGCAGATATTTGTGAACGGGGTACACAGGCCTTGCTGTTTGACGATACCGACACCCTTGTGGATTTTCTTGTTAAAATGGGTGTTACGGGTGATTTAATGCTTATTATGTCAAATGGCGGGTTTGATAATATTCACAACAGGCTTCTGGAGCGACTTTGACAATGAAAAAAAGAGTTGTCCTGAGGTTCGTGGGCATAGGGGCTCTTCACATTTTTCTTTACCTGTGGTTTGTTCCCTTTGTGGTTTATCCACGGTTTGGGGATAGCGGGTTGAAAATGACCGTTGCCGTTGCTGTGATGATTTCGATCGCGCTGATTTTAACCCTTTTTCTTTGCAAAAATAATGATGATTAATTCGACGAACAGGAGAACCCTATGGAAAAGTTAGATAAAATAGAGTGGGATGAGAAACTCAGCGTTGATATCCCTGAGATAGATGAGCTTCAGAAAAAAATGTTTGCGCTTTTGAATGTTTTGATCGACTTGAAACTGAAGAATAAGGACGCCAAAGAGTGTTCAAATATGGTTGCAGAGATAAACGAATACAGCCGTTATTTTTTCAGCAAAGAAGAGGAGTACCTCAGGAAAGCGGGTTATCCGGAGATTGATACCCATGCAAAGGAACATCGAAAGTTCATTAAAAACACCATCAGTCTGCGCCGTCAGGTCACAGAGGATAAGGACAACCTGAACTATGAAGTGATCCGGCAGATGCGAAACTGGCTGGTCGATCACATCATCACAAGCGATCTGATGTATGTTCCTTTTTTGAGGACAACGGCCTATCTCAAAGATTTAAAAAAATAGAAGTTAAAGGAAAATCTCTTTGATGGCGTCAAAGGACCCCATGGAGTTGATTGTAAATAGCGCCTTGACCCTGTGCGGCATGGATACGGGGTTTAGAGACCGGGTGACCGCCCTCCTGACCATGCCCAATCCCAAATATGCCGATGCTGACAAACAGGGTAGAAACACTGCTCACATTGCCCGGGATCTTTTTTTTTACAGGGAAAATGACGATGGGAGCGTAGCAATGCCAAGGGGGTTTCTATACGAGTTAGAGGCCCTTGTCAGGGATGCCGGGTTAAGCCTTGATATTAAGGACAAAAGAAGAACACTGCCTTCCCGGGAGATTTCCTTTTACGGCAAGCTGCGCTTTCATCAGCTTTCAGCTGTTAAAGATCTTTTGGAAAGGGATTTCGGGGTCTCTCACATCCCGACCGGAGGCGGAAAAACCGTGGTGGCCCTCTGGCTGATTGCCCATCGTAAACAGCCTGCCCTGATTGTTGTACACACCCGGGAGTTGCTCAACCAGTGGCTTGACAGGATTGAAACTTTTCTGCACATTCCACGGGCCAGGATCGGTATCATCGGCAATGGTAAATTCATGATCGGCAACGAGGTCACCATTGCAACGATCCAGAGCCTTGTACGGCGAACGGATGACCTGGTGCCCCGGACGGGCTTTCTTATCCTGGATGAATGCCACAGGGTTCCGGCCATGCAGTATATTGAGACCATAAAGCAGTTTGACTGCAGGTACATGCTCGGTCTTACGGCAACCCCATGGCGGCGGGACAGGCTTTCAAAGGCTATTTTCTGGCATATTGGAGAGATTACAGGGCAGATAGATAAAAAGGATCTTCTTGAAGATAAAAGTCTTTGTGAGGCCGAAGTGGTCTGGGTGAAGACCGGGTTCAATACAGACATTGACGCATCAAGCAACTATTCCCAGGCCCTTTCTGCCCTGACAAGGGATCCCCATAGAAACAGACTCATCTGTGATACTGTGCTAAGCCGGACGGGTAATGGGATTGATCTTGTACTGTCCGATCGCAGGGAACATTGTGAGATGTTGGGACAACTGCTTGAAACCACAGGACAGATCAGATCTGCCGTCCTGACCGGGGATAAGACTTCAAAGCAAAGGACCCAAATCATGAGGGCCCTTTACCAGGGCAAGATTACGGTTCTTATCGCCACAGGTCAGCTCATTGGTGAGGGGTTTGATCTTCCCGGGCTGACCACCCTTTATCTGACAACGCCTGTCAAGTTCCCTGGTCGGGTTATTCAGTATGTGGGCAGAATACTTCGTCCGTCAAAGGAAAAAACCAAGGCAACCATTGTTGATTTTGTTGACGTTAATAATCCGGTGTTCAAGGCATCGGCCACGTCAAGGTTTTATACCTATCGGCAGCAGGGAATTGTTGAACAGCATTCCATTGAATGAGGTTCGTTATTCTTTGATTTTACAATCCAATCAGGATAGTATTATGTTGTTTTAATTTATCGCTCATAAACAGGATGCTTCCCATGGTTGAAAAACAGTTAGACAAAATTCTTAAAAAAAATACCCTTTACCATTTGGGGTTTGCCCAGGATGTACCCGGTTTTAATGTCGGCATTGCGGCATTATCCTGTATTCTTCTCATCCAAAAACGGCAAAAGGATATCTCCATATCTGAAGATTCATCCCTGTCAAGCTATACCAGTGAAACCCTTTTGGACGAACTCATGGACATGGGCGTTGCTGTTGATTGTGACTATGATGAAATTATCCGCAGGATACAGGATGAGAAGTATATCTTCATTGACAGTGAGGACCGGTATTCTTCCGGGAAATTATCAATTATTTTGACCCATGTTTTCAGCCTTGTTTACCCAACCATGGAGGGAATGCTGCTGATTGCCTATTTGGTTGAGACTGCAAAATCTGTCAAGTCTATTGGAAATAACATTAAGAAAACCCTTACCCAGGTGGATCAGACATTAAGGAGCCAGGGGGTATCTGTGGGCATGGAAAAAATGCCCCAGGGATACGGGCCTGTTCTGAATAAAATTGTTTTTCATCCCCATGTAGCCATTGGAAATGGAGAGATAAGGCCTTCTTCGTTTGCCACAATTTTCAGGGAAAGAGCCCGTAAACGAAAACGTGTGATTGTCTATCTTGAAAACAGCATGAAAAAAAAGGGTGATCTTCCCGTACTTCCCCTGAATGGCCGATCCATGAAGCAGCAGATGGCGCAACACCTTTATTCCACCTCGGATATTTCAGATATCATCCTGAGTGATGTGGCCATGATCATCAATATTTTGAAAAAAGCCAACCAAGGTGGAAAAAAAAAGGCCATTGCAACGATTTCCCACGCCATCATGCTTCTTGGCAATGATGAACTGCATAAAACAATAGAGGCTTTTACCTCCCTGGATGATATTGATGATGCCGATCTTAGAAAAGAATTTGAACATTTTTTTGTTACTTCATATATGAGCAACAGTATAACCCGGCACTATGCCATGAAATCCGAGATAAAGGATATTGAGCAGATGTGTATCTGCTCGATGATTCATAACCTGGGGCAGATGATTGTTCTTTATTATTATCCCGAAGCCTATAATCAAATAAAAAAAATAACCTTACAACATAACAACAAGAGAAGGGCCGCAAGGGAGGTTCTTGGGACGACTTACGATAATATCGGTATCTATTTTGCCACAGAGTGGCATTTGCCATTTACCACCATTGAAAGTCTAAGGGTCTGTTATTTTAACCGTATTGGTAAAACCCGTGATAACCTTATTATTAATCTTCCCTTCTGTTCCGGCGAGTTATGTGCTTTTCTGGGGGGTGGGTTGGATAAAAGACAGACCATGAGGCTAAGGGAACTTGTCAACAGCTTGAACCTGTTTTCCAGGGAACTTTCCAGCCTTCTTGAGAAAGCCTGGAATGATACCAAGGCTTTCTCAAAAAAGCAGAAAATTTCCATTACAAAGCGCGAACTTGCCAAAATCGCCGCCACAGGGTGAGTTTCTAAAAAATTAAACGTTCATTCCCCCATGAAGGGGCATAAACTTCCTGTTAAACATGTCTTCAGACAACCATTTAATATCTAAAGAATCGTCTGGGTTTGTGTGGAATGGCATAGGGTATTGTTGAACGGAATGCTGCGGAACAATATATTCTCCCACGACATCGGGCTGAATGGAAAGAGGCTTGTGCTGGTCAGTTCTGATGGGCGGGGTAAAAAAGCGAACAAAGGGGTTGGCCACAAGCGTGTTGTTGGCCGGAAGCTGAATCAAGGGGCTTTTTTTGACGAAGAAAAAATGATGAAGATTTGTTTCCGGGGTATTGTTCCCATAACGCTGCATGAAAGCTTCTTCTACTTTCCGTAGGTTTACTCTCAGGGCAACGGCAGGATTTTTATTGACTTTGGGGTATGCTTTGACTTTTCCGTTGCCCAGATCGTCAAACAGCAGGAGTTGCTTATAAACCGGTGCATGTTTAGGATTAACCGTTATAACCAGGTCGTCGAGATGGAGATGTTCCTTGGCATATTTGAATAAAATCTTGTTACCTTGCATGAGCGTGTTCTGGGATCCATCCCTGATATCCGGGTGTGTGGCAAGGCAACCGACCTCACCGATCCTTCGTCCCTGGGCCCTCAGAAGATCCAGTTCTTTGCCAAAGATGGTGTCCATTGGCAACTTGTCTGGTGAGTCCGGGAACAGGCTGGCAGTAAATATGAGTTTTTTATTCTTTTTACCGATGAACACAGCGGTTTTATCAAACAAATGATTTTTAAGAATCCTGCACGGACATGAAATCTCCTGTGCATTGACATACCCTTCCTCAATATAGACATCCTGGACAAGCTTTAATGCGGTAAAAAAGTCTTGAATACAGTCCGCAGGTTTGAAATTATACTGGCTCATTTTTTTTTCATCTATTGTGACCAACTGTCTCAATGTCTCATTTTTGATGGGTTTTATTTTAGCTTCATGCATAAGTTCTTGTTCCTCTTTGGTTGGTGCAAACTTCTCATTTTTAAAACGGATTGGTTTTCAAATCCCGTTGTCGTGACAACAGGACCAAAGTAAAGCAAAAAGGGGGCCGGAATATAAATTTGATACGTAAAGTTTAAGGAGAAGGTCGGTTTTGTCGAAAAAGTATATTGATTTCAGATGGTTGTATGTGCAAATAATTTCTTTGCTCGTCAAATGAGAGATGGTGTTCCTCAAAAAAAAAGCCAATCATTCTTTTAAAGTTGTATGAAAAACCCTGCATTGAAGTCAATGTATTGAATAACTATCTGAAAACAAATAAGAATTTAGCGTTAATATGCTGTATGGAAAACCATACGCAAAAGAATAGAGCAAGTCAGGATTCTTTGAAAAACAAGGGTCTGAACATGGACCCGGGAAGTGTATGAAAATCACTACAGGGCATCCCTGAAGTCTTCGGCTTTAAGTCCGCATTTGTTCATCAGGTCATAAAAATCAGCCCTGTATTTGCCAGCCAGCTTTGCAGCGCGGCTCACATTTCCCTTGGTCAGTTCAAGCAACTGAATGATATATTTTTTTTCAAACTCCAGTTTTGCCTGTTTGAACGGTTTTAATTCATTGCTGGTCTTGTCTGGTTCCAACAGGATCATGTCCTGGGAAATCACCGATTCACTGGACATGGCAACGCAATACTCAACAATATTTTTCAACTCCCTTACATTCCCAGGCCAGAGGGCAGTCATCAACTTTTTCATAGCGCCTGGCGAAAACTGACTGACATTTTTTCCCATCTGCTGACTGAAGTCATTTAAAAAACAATGGGCAAGGATAGGAATGCAGTCGCGCCGTTCCCTCAGGGGCGGCAACGTTATGGGGATGACATGAATTCGATAATAGAGGTCTTGCCTGAAGTTTCCTTTGGATACCTCCTCGGCAAGTTTTTTATTGGTGGCAGAAATAATCCGAGCTTCAAATTTAATTTTTTCACTTCCTCCCAGGGGATAAAACTCGTTTTCCTGCAATACCCTGAGTAACTTGGCCTGGATGGAAATCGGAATTTCAGATATTTCATCAAAGAAAAAGGTCCCATTCTGGGCCTGTTCCAAAAATCCTTTTTTGTTTTTTGCAGCACCGGTAAATGCGCCTTTTTTATAACCAAAAAGTTCACTTTCAAACAACGATTCAGGGATGGCAGCACAATTGATGGCAATAAATGGGCCGTTTCTCCGTGGGCTGGACACATGGATGGATTTGGCAATCAGCTCTTTTCCCGTGCCACTTTCACCTTCAATCAAAATACTTGAATCCGTTTCAGCGGCCTGGGCGCTTGTTCTAAGAACGGCTTTCATTTTTTCATCTTTGGCAATAATATTTTCAAACCCAAATTTTTCAGACACCATGCCTCGCAGCGCTTTTATTTCTTTTGTTAATTTATTTTTTTCAAGGCATTGTTTGACCTGCTGAATCAATTCGGAATCATCAAAAGGCTTTGTAAGATAACTATAAGCCCCTTTTTTGATGGCCAATACAGCCTTTTCAATGGTGCCATAGGCCGTTAGAATAATCACTGGCAGTTCAGGGTCTATTTTATTGAGCAATCCCATCAACTCAATACCTGTTTCATCACTCAGCTGATAATCAATGATTGCCAAGTCAAAAAAAACAGCGGTAACTGCAGCCTGTGCCTCAGACCCGGTTGTCACATCTGTGATTTGATAGTTTTCCGCTTCAAGCCTCATTTTAAGCATTCTCAGCAAAGAGATATCATCATCAACGATCAATATGTGTTCCATTTAACTACTCCCTAAATGGTTGGGGTTGGGATTCCCAATAATCTAATTCTGGGTCAGGTCTATTTCCTTTAACCGATCCATCTGTTGCTGGAGTAATTCTTTTTCACTTTCAAGGATTTTGATTCGTTCAAGCAACCTGTTCATTGCGACGATTTTTTTTTGTTGTGCCGCTGTTGTCTGTTTTAACACATCAATCATCAGGTTCAGTGATTTTATCTGTTTTTCATCTGACTGAATTTTTGCGGAAAGCGTCTGTTTGTTTTTAGCATCAGCCATAATCCGGGTCAGCAGATGGGAGGTGGTTCGGGCGCTTTTGATTGAATTTAAAGACACCATTTCCGTCATATCAGCATTTTCGCTGAGATATCTCAAGAGGCGCTGATTTTCCCGGGAGGCTGATTTAAAATCCTTATTCTCCACGAACTCCTGGATGGTTTCCAGGTATTTATTCTCTTTGATATCCACCGAAGTTGGAGGGGGATGGGATACGGAGAAATGTTGGCAACTGCATAAAAACAGGCAGATTATACTGCCGCAGGTAAAGTAACCAAAATTTTTGTACCTTTTGAATATTGACTTTCCGCCCATATACTTCCCCCATGCGCCTTGATGATATGTTTTGAAATTGATAACCCCAGTCCGGTCCCCATTCTAGTGCCAAGACTATCATCAATTTGTTTGAATTTATAAAAAATCTTTTCAAGATGTTCAGGTTTGATTCCCGGTCCGTTATCCACCACCGTCATTATCAGCTTTTTGCCGGAATCAACGGAAAAACAACTGACGACAACCTTCCCTTTTTTCGGTGTAAATTTCAAGGCATTGCCGATTAAATTATTCAGGACTTCCAAGATCCTGTCTTCATCAATGCAAACGTCTGGAAGATCCTCCTGGGGAGGAGAAAATTCAAGATCAATCTGTTTTTCCCCGGACAATGGGGCCAACTTCAGAATAGATTTTCGTATCACAACCGGTAGACTGCGTCGGATATAACGGTATTCCATTTGTTTGGCTTCCATTTTGGAATAGTCAAGAATTCTCATGACCGAGTATAACAACCGATCGCATTCTCCATGGATCAGGAGGAACAATTCCCTTTGTTTCTCAGGATTATCAGCATAAAAACCCTTGGATAAAATGGTTGAAGCTCCCTTTATGGATGTAACCGGTGTCCTCAATTCATGGGATACATGGCTTACAAAATCAGCCTTCAGGCTGTCCAGTTCTTTTAACCGACGGCACATGGTATTAAAATGGACAGATAAATCCTGGATCTCTTTTGGTCCCTTGATCGTTTGGATTTCTTCGAAATGTCCCCGGGCAATTTCTTTGGTCTTTTGTTGAAGACGGGTCACTGATTTTGTAATTGACCGCGTGTTGAAAGTGGTGATGAGCATTCCCAAAAAAAGGGCAAACACAGTCGTTATCCCAGTAACCAAACGAATCTGAGAGCTCATCTGGCTGGACCGATTTAATTTGTCGGCAATAATACTCCGGGTGATTGCAGTCATTTTCTTCAGATTCATGACGGTGACTTTAAGGAGGGGGCCTGCCTCTTCTAAAAAAAGATCGATATCGATTGTCTCCCCGACGATACTCAGGTCAGCCTTTTCTTCAAACCGCTTCAGGTAGCCTGTAAAAGAGTCAAACGCTTCGATACTAAGCTCTTTTTGTTCATCTGTTTCCATTAGATTAATAACGGCTTGGAACTCTGTTTCCAGTTCTGTTTTCACAGAGGTGAACCGATTGTAATAATTAATATCCCTGGATACAAAATATTTTTCACCGAACTTGGCAAGGGAGGATAAAGAGTCCAAGAGACGATCCCCAAATAGAATACTTTGCTGATTTTTGGCAACAATTTCCTGGGTCATTTTTTGAACGACATTCAGCCTGAAAACAACAAAGCTTCCAAGTGCAAAAATAAATAAAAGAATAATGATATTACCAATCACCAGGCGTTTGAACAGGGTAAGGCCCATGATCAAAATAAAACCTCCCCCATGGCTTGTCTTTCATGCTGTCTTTTGCGTTGCATTAATGGGTATATTTTAATTGGTGAACTCATGGGGTGTTGTCCCGAATCCCATCTATGTTGTAACAAAAAAAGGGCTCAGCCCGAAAGGCTGAACCCTTGAATTGTCTGGTGCCCAGGAACAGAATCGAACTGCTGACACGGGGATTTTCAGTTCTCCGCGCACTGCCATTAAAACCAATTGTATTTTCAAACCCTTAACTGACGCGGCTCTCAGAGCCTTACTTTTGGTTTCGGTTGGTTTCTTTAGGAAATTTTTGACCTTGACGGGCACAATTTGGGCACAGTAGGCACAGATAATGGTCAGGGGAGAAACAATCCCCTGGCCTATCTCACAATGAAATTTTTGCCCTTCCCAAACACCTCATTCACCACCTGGCGAACATCCGAAATGCATCACCGGCCTTTGGGATTCTTGTCAGCGCAATTGCATCCCCCTACCCTCTTTTCGGATGTAATCTTTTCCAGAATCAATGACCGGCCATTTGTAATTGAATCAGCCTCAATGTCATTGACGGAATAACCGAAGCAGTGGCAAATCAATTCATTTTTATCCTGGCTGGTCGGCATCTTAATCAGTCGTCCTCAAAAATTTATCCAGTGCCTCTATCATCACCCCGGTCACGGTTGATCCATTTTCTTTTGCATACCGTTCAATCCTCTCAGCAAGGACACAGGGAATCTTTATGTTTAGGCTCTGGGTTGGATCTGCACATTCGTTTGTGGTCGACTCTTCTGTCATCATGTTCCTTCCGGTTTATTGTTGCCAGATTTTTACACACCTGTTGCCCCGATGCAAGAACAATGAAAGTGTGTGTCACAGGGTGCCTGTAATCTGTTACAGGCTTGTAACGCTTGTAATGAAAAGTTTGTAATAGTAACAGAAATAGTGCTAAAAATATATAATAGTAGATTTATTACAGGTGTTTATGGATCATATGAGTGTAATCCTAAGCTGTGACAAAGTACCAATGGTGGTAGAGTTTGAAGGTTTTTCCCTGCTATTTAAATCCGGTTAAATCCACGTTGAATCGTTTTAAAAATAGAAACAACCAGATATAAGACGGAGACTCATGTTCATTTATCCACAATTTCCTGTTTCTGATAATCATAGCTGTAATTAACAATTTCCCCGTTGATCAGAAGATTAATAGCAGTTTCAATGATATGCAGTGGGAGAATGAACCATTCACGTGGCGTATAACGTTTCCCCTCATTATCAAACACATCAAGGTTAAGACAACTTTTAGCAAAAAATCTGTGTAACAATTTTTCCAGCTTTTGTGGATTCAAGTTGAACGTCTTAAACTCAGTGATGATCATCACATCTGCCATTAAATATGTGGGTTCTTGTTCAGCATTCTGGATTCGCTGTTTAACTGGCTGGCTGGAGAAACCAATTTTATATAAATCTTTTATATCTTTTATTTTAGGATCTTCGCTTAAGGAGCGTAGAATGTATATGTAACCAGTTGGCTCGTCTTCCTCTGATATTGTTCCATCTTCATTGAACATTTCTTTTTGATCAGCATTCACTATTTGACGGCTATTTTCTTCTTTCCAAAGTGCTGCAGCTAGAGAGCGCAATAGCATATTAGACTCAGTCCCATTTTCAAACACACAGTAGAGTCTGGCATTTACATTACCGAAATTTTTCAGTTCTTTTTGACCCACATTTGCAACATAAACCATCATCCCTTGCAAAACGAAAAATGCACCAGGCTTGATTTGTAGTTCACTGGTAAATGGTCGCATCTTTTTTTTCTTTGAAGCAAGTTCAGCATGATTTTGTTTAAATAAATGTTCAAACTTTTCAAAATCTTTACATGGTTTTCGTTTGGCAATATAATCCGGCATATCAACAGATTTCGGAACATTTTTAAGCCTGAAAATATCATCTGGATCAGATTCACCCAATGAATTTTCACCTCCAAGCAATCCAAGCATATCATCTTTTAATATATCCTCGATTGTTTTAATCTCTTTTGATTCAGGGATTTTTACGTCACCTAATAAATCAAATATATCAAACTTCACCAATGTTGCAGCCTTCTCAGGGCTATCCCGCAGACTCTTCAATCGGCTATAAAGCTTTCGTTCACTGATATCTCGACTAACTGCAGGCTCATGATTGTGTTCTTCCACAAACGCATTAATTTCTTCAAACGAGGCAAGTAGCCGTTCATCTGCGCTAATCACTGAAGATGCCTTTGGTTTAATCTCTAACAAACCCAGAGGATCAGTTTCTAAAATTGTCTCCAGTTCTTTATCGAAGTCAATCATTAACCATTCTCGCTTGCCATTTGTCGTTTCTTGTTTCTAAGATAGACTAAGGCCTCGGCCTGTCTTCTTTCCAGTGGGTCCGTTGAATTCATATTAGGTTCCCGCCCATGGACCTTGATAAAAGGTCCAATTTTGTCTCGATAAAGAATCACGGCCTCTTCATCTGTCATCAGGATACGACCGGCATCAATTGTTTCCTGAATCACCTTTAATAGTTTCGCAGTTACTGATTTAGATAGAACTTCAAATGCCTTCTGGAATGGATTAATCTGGTCAATTAGATCAATATGAAGCTCTTCAATATTAACAAATTTCCCTGCCATCCGAACAAAGCGTTTATCACCAACCTCCTTGATTTCGCCATTCTTGATGGCAGAATCTGCAACCACATGTTGGCGAACTTCCTCTACCTCTTTAGCGCTTAACCCTGGATATTTAGTCTGTATTACCTTGGGGATCATAACCTTGTTGATTACTTCAGGGTCAATAAATTCCCCTGGCAATGCTTGAAGTATTTTACTGTCCTGCAGGATAGCAGCTTTAAGATCATTTAAGTCTGACTCCACAATATCCTTCACCCGTTGCGAGCTGGGTTCTTTGAATCCCCGAATCTTTATAGTTCCCTCTTCATTTTCATCATCGTCAAAGCGTCTTGTTTTGAATTTAAAATTCGGGGCAAGGACCTGCTCCATTAACAGAGAAGCAGTAATAGCCTTGAGCATATTATTGACAGAGAGTTTCACCTGATCATCGGCTGCATCTGGCTGGGCAATCAGGTTGGTAAATTGAGCATGGGTTTTATTATTGCTATCGCGGGTGGCTCGTCCAATAATCTGTATAATCTCAGTCAATGAGCCCCTATATCCAACAGT
Coding sequences:
- the hemL gene encoding glutamate-1-semialdehyde 2,1-aminomutase, with the translated sequence METTRSEALFKEAAKFIPGGVNSPVRACGSVGGSPLFIQKAEGSKIIDADGNVYIDYVGSWGPMILGHRHPDVVKALIEALASGTSFGAPTALETRLSQLVVEAVPSVEKVRMVNSGTEATMSAVRLARGYTGRDIIIKFDGGYHGHADTLLVAAGSGVATLNIPGSPGIPESVSAHTLSITYNDGEAVKRVMAEKGDRVAAIIVEPVAGNMGMVPPVKGFHETLRTLCTKHGALLIFDEVMTGFRVAKGSGQGLFGITPDLTCFGKIIGGGLPVGAYGGRREIMDQIAPAGPVYQAGTLSGNPLAMAAGIATLEALKKTGFYESLDAKTERLVTGLRTAAEKAGIDFTASHVGSMAGMFFTRATVTNFDEAKTSDLVNFSKFYTGMRDRGIYLAPSQFEALFVSAAHTNDEIDATIAAAADVMAGLV
- the mpl gene encoding UDP-N-acetylmuramate:L-alanyl-gamma-D-glutamyl-meso-diaminopimelate ligase gives rise to the protein MGLENNFIPATVRKIHMIAACGTGMGALACMLKDLGYEVTGSDHNVYPPMSDFLEAKGVTLLKGFDGANLDPETDLVIVGNAVFRSNPEAVAAMERGIAFCSMPQALNYFVAKDKKIILVTGTHGKTTTSSLMAHVLNQAGLDPSFMIGGIVTDFNSNYRIGGGDYIVIEGDEYDTAFFDKGPKFMHYAPCFTIMTGVEFDHADIFRDLDHVRQIFAAFVKGLLPESMTIAWGDDMNLKEILAHANNRIQRYGHGPGEWQCIDLKVEQGTSVFRIKDPEGKILRFAIPLMGDHNVMNALAVIAVARQINIPVDVLARALVSFSGVKRRQEVRGVKRGITVMDDFAHHPTAVRETLRAVRPFYTQGRIIAVFEPRTNSSMRKVFQTIYPQAFDDADLVCICRPSAMGKIPVEERLSPEKLVADICERGTQALLFDDTDTLVDFLVKMGVTGDLMLIMSNGGFDNIHNRLLERL
- a CDS encoding bacteriohemerythrin; translated protein: MEKLDKIEWDEKLSVDIPEIDELQKKMFALLNVLIDLKLKNKDAKECSNMVAEINEYSRYFFSKEEEYLRKAGYPEIDTHAKEHRKFIKNTISLRRQVTEDKDNLNYEVIRQMRNWLVDHIITSDLMYVPFLRTTAYLKDLKK
- a CDS encoding DEAD/DEAH box helicase, with protein sequence MASKDPMELIVNSALTLCGMDTGFRDRVTALLTMPNPKYADADKQGRNTAHIARDLFFYRENDDGSVAMPRGFLYELEALVRDAGLSLDIKDKRRTLPSREISFYGKLRFHQLSAVKDLLERDFGVSHIPTGGGKTVVALWLIAHRKQPALIVVHTRELLNQWLDRIETFLHIPRARIGIIGNGKFMIGNEVTIATIQSLVRRTDDLVPRTGFLILDECHRVPAMQYIETIKQFDCRYMLGLTATPWRRDRLSKAIFWHIGEITGQIDKKDLLEDKSLCEAEVVWVKTGFNTDIDASSNYSQALSALTRDPHRNRLICDTVLSRTGNGIDLVLSDRREHCEMLGQLLETTGQIRSAVLTGDKTSKQRTQIMRALYQGKITVLIATGQLIGEGFDLPGLTTLYLTTPVKFPGRVIQYVGRILRPSKEKTKATIVDFVDVNNPVFKASATSRFYTYRQQGIVEQHSIE